The following DNA comes from Nicotiana sylvestris chromosome 10, ASM39365v2, whole genome shotgun sequence.
caaaaacaagtagaTAGTTCTCCAGCTTTAGTAATTAGCAAtgaattccccttggtttttcttcaccaggttcttttccaagggtgtaatagtagaaccaggaTAGTAGAATGAAACATGTTGACCGGTTTGGTGTAAGTGTCTAGTTTCAAGCATGTGTGTCTGTATATAGCCTATACCCTTCCAGAAGAGATCAACTgtgtgaacttgaggctcgctctGTGACTTTATGTCTACCTAGagttatacatgtatatatgatgAAAGCTTTGAGTTTCCAAGTGTTAACCCGAGGGCTTCAAACTATGTGAGCCAAACAGTTcgtgtgccatgtgtgtgagttCTTTGTGTAAATAATTCTTGTGTTTGCTTCTGCCATCTGgaacttgcccggttggttttttgatacttataaTACTTACATTTGGTTGGATAAATGACCTTAGGCAGTCTTTGTGATTTTTGGAAAACTGGTTAGCCTTTCAAGCCACCCATTGTACAGATAGTATCACTAGTTACcccatttgagcctttaaccttttctttggctaCTCATTGCAAACCTTTTCCTTTTTGTGAAATAATTCCCCCTTttgaacccgtccctccttgagcattgagaatgaggctaaaatACTAAGTTGGGGGTGTGATGTGATGTCAGAAATTGGCAAGATTGTACAATGAGCGTAGGAAAGTGAACCTCAAAATGTGAAACTACTCATGCTACAAAagcaatatatataaaaaaaatgaaagaaaaaatatatataagagTTGTGAGTATTTACACATAAGGAGTCTTGAAGAGAATAAAAGAGGTAGTTGAGGCGACTAAATGGTGGAAAAAGTTAAAGCTAATGAAGGCTATGTGGTTACGAAAGAAGCAAAGAGGAACAAGAAAAAAAATGTGATTAGTGTTCAAGGAGCGTGTAGTCACTTGTACCCAAATGCTTATCCTACCCTTCCCTAAAACTACATTACAATCTTAAAAGGTCCTGTAACCGAGCATTCTTAGAATTAAGagatgaattaaaataagggcaagcctatggtacacatgctaaaatacaaaacGAAGAGAATATTTAATGcaataaagcttacaaagtgaaagattcttgacccaaaagcttccaaaagagaggaatattaaagCCTTGTATTGTAGTCTCAAAGTTAGACGAGATGAGCCCATAAAACctcaataaatctatttatagggGGCCAAAATTTGGGATTAaaatcggacaaaaatgccctttcaggttaaatatgcgaccgcatatctgtcgcataacagacatgTGGTCCGCATTATCCTCATGCCCATTGCATTTCAAAACCCTAGTTTCCAGGCCGTCTTCAGATTGTTGATTTGCAGTCCGCATACTAGGTATGCGATCGCATTTAGCATCGTATTTTCCACCATCAGATTTCTCTCCTTGAGTTTGCTgtccattatgcggtccgcgAACCTATTATGCGATCACATTCtggaccgcatttcttgcactggactttggtcaacattctgtTGTGGTTTGCGATCTTATGCACATTATGCGGCTCGCATGTGGGATCTGCGATCTCATCTTGGACCGCATTTCTACATTTGTGctgcattttgctcttttcttgtcttttttctttcatttccgtgctcttaggtccttaaacctcatgtactataaaaacacaaaaattacataagtataggAGATAATTGCATTCAAAACAAGCTAAAATACAAGCAATTTGTAttgaaatgtgccgaaattctccggcaTATCAGGCCACCTACATGTGAaccatgacaaccattttccatgatctgatacacaaggagatagaggtatatgtggatgacgttatcatcaaatccaagaagtccACTGACCACATGGAGGATCTGAGGTAGTTTTTCAATAGACtacgaaggtacaacctgaaactaaaccccgcaaagtgtgcatttggggttcctgctgggaagtttcttgggttttatatgagccactgaggaatagaactagacCCATCAATGGTTAAAGCCATTTAAgaattaccaccaccaaagaacaagaaagatgtgatgagtgtcctaggaaggctgaactacatcagccgattcatagcacagtctacagttatctgtaaGCCAATCTTCAaaatgttaaagaaggacgccgctatcAAATGGACGAAATActaccaaaaggccttcgacagaatcaaggagtacctgtcaccaccaccagtcttagttccgCCCGAGCTAGGTAGACCGTTATTGCACTACCTTTCATTGTTAGATAGAGTTTTTGGATGCATTTTAGGGCAGCAAGATGAATcggggaggaaggaacaagccatttattatctcagtaagaagttcaccccgtacgaggccaggtactctctattggaacgcacctgtggtgctttgacttgggtagcccataagctgagacattacttctgtgcctatactacgtacctcatatcaaggatggatcccttgaagtacatctttcagaagcccatgcccattagcaagctagccaagtggaaaatcctatgACTGAGTTCGACATTGCttatgtaactcagaaagcggtcaagggacagacactagcagaccaccttgccgaaaaccccatggatggagaatacgaacccttgaaaatgtattttcctaatgaagaggtatcattcttaggagaagacattgtagaatcATATGACAGTTGGataatgttcttcgatggagcagtgaactttaaaggagttggcataggagaagTCTTGGTATCAAAAATCGGTCAACATTATctagtgtctgccaaactcaagttcccctgcaccaacaatatggccgagtatgaagcctgcatcttagggcttaaaatggccattgacatgaacgtgcAAGAGCTGTTATTGATTGGAGATTCAGATTTACtcatacatcaggtacgagaagaatgggcaaccaagaactccaagatacttctgtatctgcatcatgtacatgaattaagaaagaggttcacgaagacggaattccatCATGCTTCTAGTatctagaatgagttcgccgatgcattggctaccctatcatcc
Coding sequences within:
- the LOC138879449 gene encoding uncharacterized protein produces the protein MTEFDIAYVTQKAVKGQTLADHLAENPMDGEYEPLKMYFPNEEVSFLGEDIVESYDSWIMFFDGAVNFKGVGIGEVLVSKIGQHYLVSAKLKFPCTNNMAEYEACILGLKMAIDMNVQELLLIGDSDLLIHQNEFADALATLSSMIQYLDKNFIDPIPVKIHNQPAYCDHVEEEEDGKPWFHDIKEYLAKGEYPELVNHT